One genomic region from Macellibacteroides fermentans encodes:
- a CDS encoding substrate-binding domain-containing protein, producing the protein MKIPVCLLLCLLCACNPARKEDNIVRVKLLRGPSAIAFAQLMDTSVTVNGKLLQIEVVDSPELIQAHLIKGEAELAVLPMLSAVNLYNKGVNYPLLGCPLWGTLYVVGRDSTSGELHLFGSGTSPDILTRYYLNNHPEWKPELNYTFGSARDLFTGLLSGTVQTAVLSEPFVSMALKKDSTVRLVADLNRPDPDAQGFAQTAIVLSERGMQMQPALDSLLRASCRFAVEQPYQAIRILEEKGIFAKGMLTESSIHRCRIDYVPACRAKEAVQNLLTIILAYEPKALGGKLPDDTFFLCVH; encoded by the coding sequence ATGAAGATTCCGGTATGTCTTTTACTTTGCCTTCTGTGCGCCTGTAATCCTGCACGAAAAGAGGATAATATAGTACGCGTTAAACTATTAAGGGGTCCATCGGCCATTGCTTTCGCCCAACTGATGGATACTTCGGTAACGGTTAACGGCAAGTTGCTGCAGATCGAGGTGGTCGACTCGCCCGAGCTGATTCAGGCGCATCTTATCAAAGGAGAAGCGGAGCTGGCTGTGCTGCCCATGTTAAGCGCAGTAAATCTATACAACAAAGGGGTGAACTATCCATTACTTGGTTGTCCGCTATGGGGTACATTGTATGTGGTGGGCAGAGATTCCACCTCCGGAGAGCTTCACCTCTTCGGGAGTGGGACCTCTCCCGATATTCTGACACGCTATTACCTGAACAATCACCCGGAATGGAAACCGGAGCTCAATTATACCTTCGGCTCTGCAAGGGACCTTTTTACGGGGTTACTGTCCGGAACGGTCCAGACGGCGGTGCTCAGCGAGCCGTTTGTGAGCATGGCATTAAAGAAGGACAGCACTGTACGGCTTGTGGCCGACCTGAACCGTCCGGATCCGGATGCACAGGGATTTGCACAAACAGCTATCGTGCTTAGCGAAAGAGGTATGCAAATGCAGCCGGCGCTTGATTCGTTGCTTCGTGCTTCGTGTCGCTTTGCCGTAGAACAACCCTATCAGGCGATACGTATCCTTGAGGAGAAGGGTATTTTCGCCAAGGGTATGCTTACCGAAAGCAGTATTCACCGTTGCCGCATCGACTATGTGCCTGCCTGCCGGGCCAAAGAGGCGGTACAGAATCTGCTTACAATTATATTGGCTTACGAACCAAAGGCTTTGGGCGGCAAGCTGCCCGATGATACATTCTTTTTATGCGTACACTGA
- a CDS encoding pentapeptide repeat-containing protein, giving the protein MTDLFNETRYADEVYDKLLFTDSRLSGKEFQDCTFLACDFSNSSLLDCNFIDCRFEACNLSNIKLGNTALKGVCFENSKLLGTDFTDCSDFLFAVRFGQCVLDYAFFIRKNLKKTVFDQCSVREANFSESNLAEASFLQCDLQQTVFERTDLRGADFLTAFNYSINPTTNNLRKARFSYPSVLGLLDSFGVKVS; this is encoded by the coding sequence ATGACCGATTTATTTAATGAAACGAGGTATGCCGACGAGGTATACGATAAGCTTCTCTTTACCGACAGCCGCCTGAGTGGAAAGGAGTTTCAGGATTGTACCTTTCTGGCGTGCGACTTCAGCAACTCCAGTCTGCTGGACTGCAATTTTATTGATTGCCGCTTTGAGGCGTGCAACCTAAGCAACATTAAGCTGGGTAACACCGCCCTGAAGGGAGTGTGCTTCGAAAACAGTAAATTGCTGGGAACCGACTTTACCGACTGCTCCGACTTTCTCTTTGCCGTCCGCTTCGGGCAGTGTGTCCTTGATTATGCCTTCTTTATACGTAAAAACCTCAAAAAGACGGTGTTCGACCAATGCTCCGTTCGCGAAGCCAACTTTAGCGAATCAAACCTTGCCGAGGCCAGCTTCCTGCAATGCGACCTGCAACAGACCGTTTTCGAACGGACCGATCTGCGAGGAGCCGACTTTCTTACGGCGTTCAATTATTCCATCAATCCCACGACAAACAACCTCCGTAAAGCCCGTTTCAGCTATCCTTCCGTATTGGGACTGTTGGACAGCTTTGGCGTAAAAGTAAGCTAA
- a CDS encoding alanine/glycine:cation symporter family protein yields MQEIGSFLSLIDSYIGGSQWFVLLLLGTGFFFTLYLKFPQVRFFGHAIKVVSGKYDHHLDKGDTSHFQSLATALSGTVGTGNIAGVALAIHLGGPAALFWMFVSAFLGMTTKMVEVTLSHKYRETTEKGYISGGPMYYMKNRLHMRWLAAIFALATICSSFGTGCLPQINSISNAMFAAFDIPLYVTGALLSVLLGLIIIGGITRIAKVTEKLVPFMAVFYFLGALSVVIYNYENIIPSLVMLFDNVLNGSAAAGGFLGAGVALAFNRGVNRGLFSNEAGQGSAAIAHAAAKTKEPVSEGMVALLEPFIDTIIICMLTGMVLLTSGTWMEKYENKFQQADMVLLAGTYNEADPAQKLAVGQHIKGEKLLPLYDGKIVVKEGKLTTPATLIHARSFAEGVRFMQGKALFTGELTVKKGKIELPVLKSYPITVYGKSLLHSAPLSTEAFKRGFFGEWGQFIIPFSLLMFAFSTAIAWSYYGDRAVTFLWGSRYVPVYHVIYVLGFFLASFTDTTLIWIFSGVTIALMTLPNLLGILLLHKEVKQSVNEYWKKQQTEK; encoded by the coding sequence ATGCAAGAAATAGGCAGCTTTCTATCTCTTATAGATTCTTACATCGGGGGTTCGCAATGGTTCGTTTTGTTGTTGCTGGGAACCGGTTTTTTCTTTACTTTGTATCTTAAGTTTCCGCAGGTGCGGTTTTTTGGTCATGCCATCAAAGTGGTGTCGGGCAAGTATGACCATCACCTGGACAAAGGGGATACGTCGCATTTTCAATCGTTGGCCACGGCCTTGTCCGGTACGGTGGGTACCGGCAATATCGCCGGGGTGGCACTGGCTATTCATTTAGGGGGACCGGCTGCTTTGTTCTGGATGTTTGTTTCGGCCTTTCTGGGGATGACTACCAAGATGGTGGAGGTTACGCTTTCGCATAAGTATCGCGAAACGACCGAGAAGGGATACATTTCCGGGGGACCTATGTACTACATGAAAAACCGTTTGCACATGCGCTGGTTAGCGGCCATTTTTGCACTGGCCACCATTTGCTCGTCTTTCGGTACAGGATGTCTGCCTCAGATTAACAGTATTTCCAATGCCATGTTTGCCGCTTTTGATATTCCGCTGTACGTTACAGGGGCTTTGCTTTCTGTGTTGCTGGGACTGATTATCATTGGAGGTATCACCCGCATTGCCAAAGTTACGGAGAAGCTGGTACCCTTTATGGCTGTCTTTTATTTTCTGGGAGCACTTAGCGTGGTCATTTACAATTACGAAAATATTATTCCATCGCTGGTGATGTTGTTCGATAACGTGTTGAACGGCTCTGCGGCTGCCGGTGGTTTTTTGGGTGCCGGAGTGGCGCTTGCCTTTAACCGGGGTGTAAACCGGGGACTTTTCTCCAATGAAGCGGGACAGGGATCGGCTGCTATTGCCCATGCAGCGGCGAAGACCAAAGAGCCGGTTTCCGAAGGAATGGTTGCTTTACTCGAACCTTTTATCGACACCATTATTATTTGTATGCTCACAGGAATGGTATTGCTTACTTCCGGCACCTGGATGGAGAAGTACGAGAATAAGTTTCAGCAGGCCGACATGGTGTTGCTTGCCGGTACCTACAACGAGGCTGACCCTGCCCAGAAATTAGCCGTAGGGCAACACATCAAAGGCGAAAAGCTGTTGCCTTTGTACGATGGTAAGATTGTCGTAAAAGAGGGAAAGCTTACCACACCTGCCACTCTGATACATGCACGTTCGTTTGCCGAAGGGGTTCGTTTTATGCAGGGTAAGGCACTTTTTACCGGCGAACTTACTGTAAAGAAAGGCAAGATTGAACTTCCGGTCCTGAAAAGCTACCCTATCACGGTGTACGGAAAGTCGCTTCTGCACTCTGCCCCGCTTTCTACTGAAGCCTTTAAGCGGGGGTTCTTTGGAGAATGGGGACAGTTTATCATTCCTTTTTCATTGCTTATGTTTGCCTTTTCCACAGCCATTGCCTGGTCTTATTATGGCGACAGGGCAGTCACTTTTTTGTGGGGAAGCCGTTACGTGCCTGTATACCACGTTATTTATGTGCTGGGTTTCTTTTTGGCCTCGTTTACAGACACCACTCTTATCTGGATATTCTCCGGAGTAACCATCGCCTTGATGACGTTACCCAACTTACTGGGTATTTTGTTGCTTCATAAAGAGGTGAAACAGTCTGTTAATGAATACTGGAAGAAACAACAGACGGAGAAGTAA
- a CDS encoding cation diffusion facilitator family transporter, with protein sequence MGHDHHHTHDTSTGNIRVAFFLNFIFAIIELIGGIYTNSVSILSDALHDFGDSISLGVAWYLQKVSARRSDRFYSYGYKRFSLIGAIFISVVLLAGSVVVIKECIGRIIEPQMPDAAGMFVLAILGIIVNGAAVIRLKRGSSLNERAVSLHMMEDVLGWVAVLIVSIVMHFVEWPILDPLLSIGISIWILTNVYRNLKATFRILLQKVPSDVDIARLEEEIRNTDRVLSIHDVHLWTLDGEENIMSLHAVIAPETTLDEQYTIKTQIKSVCASHGIDHATVEFETEEEACMQTNCGTFY encoded by the coding sequence ATGGGACACGATCATCATCATACACACGATACATCGACCGGGAATATACGGGTTGCCTTTTTCTTGAATTTCATTTTTGCGATTATCGAACTTATTGGGGGTATTTACACCAACAGTGTTTCTATTCTGTCTGATGCGTTGCACGACTTTGGCGATTCCATTTCGCTGGGGGTTGCCTGGTATCTGCAGAAGGTGTCTGCACGGCGAAGCGACAGGTTTTACTCTTACGGCTACAAAAGGTTCTCACTGATTGGGGCTATTTTTATATCGGTTGTTCTGCTGGCTGGTTCCGTAGTAGTGATCAAAGAGTGTATTGGTCGTATTATTGAACCGCAAATGCCCGATGCTGCCGGTATGTTTGTGCTGGCTATTCTGGGAATTATTGTAAACGGTGCGGCTGTGATTCGGTTAAAAAGGGGATCGTCGCTTAACGAACGGGCGGTTTCTCTCCACATGATGGAGGATGTGCTGGGTTGGGTTGCCGTGCTTATCGTAAGTATCGTGATGCATTTTGTGGAATGGCCTATTCTGGATCCGCTGCTTTCTATCGGAATAAGTATATGGATTCTTACCAATGTGTACCGAAACCTGAAGGCTACCTTCCGTATATTGCTTCAAAAGGTTCCTTCCGACGTGGACATAGCGCGCCTGGAAGAGGAAATAAGGAATACCGACCGGGTGTTGTCTATTCATGATGTGCATCTGTGGACGTTGGACGGCGAGGAGAATATTATGTCTCTGCATGCCGTTATTGCTCCGGAAACTACACTGGATGAGCAATATACGATCAAAACACAGATTAAATCGGTCTGCGCTTCGCATGGAATTGACCATGCCACCGTTGAGTTCGAAACGGAGGAAGAGGCTTGTATGCAGACCAATTGCGGAACTTTTTACTAA
- a CDS encoding cupin domain-containing protein — protein MKQIEKIATAENFTAVNIGNLSELGEYILQFGPEIKIPGKIFGGTALQTTGGEFSFQLFQPGTETGFLHSHKKHEELYFFLAGNGEFQVDGAIIPVKEGTVVRVAPEGIRAVRNNGDTPLIMLCVQYLADSFSTQDTLDGVILNTPVKWE, from the coding sequence ATGAAACAGATTGAAAAGATTGCAACAGCCGAAAATTTCACCGCGGTGAATATTGGCAACTTGAGCGAATTGGGCGAATATATACTGCAATTTGGTCCCGAAATCAAGATTCCGGGCAAAATATTTGGAGGAACTGCCCTGCAAACCACAGGAGGTGAATTCTCCTTCCAGCTTTTTCAGCCGGGCACCGAAACCGGATTTCTGCACTCACACAAAAAACACGAAGAACTTTATTTCTTTCTTGCAGGTAATGGCGAGTTTCAGGTAGACGGAGCGATAATTCCAGTAAAGGAAGGCACTGTGGTACGCGTTGCCCCCGAGGGGATACGTGCCGTACGCAACAACGGCGACACACCATTAATCATGCTTTGCGTACAATACCTTGCCGATTCATTCTCCACCCAAGACACATTGGACGGAGTCATTCTAAATACTCCCGTAAAGTGGGAATAA
- a CDS encoding MATE family efflux transporter produces the protein MTNRLPANYRQHYLHTIKLGIPIMLGQLGIILVGFADNIMVGQHSADELAAASFVNNFFNLAFIFGMGFAYGLTPIIGELFSKGAHDKAAETFKNSLLVNLVVGLLIGLCMLVLLLNIDLLGQPEELMPYIIPYYILQLVSVLFVMLFNSFKQFCDGVTDTMTPMWIMLGSNVLNIIGNYILIYGHFGAPEMGLTGAGLSTLISRIAAILVFVYIFARHPRFAKFRNGFKSGIINKTSISRLYHLGFPVALQLGVEAASFSLSVIMMGWLGKTALAAHQVVGVVTTLGFMIYYGIGAAVTIRVSNFRGQDDWKSVRLASFAGLHLILFTALLVVIFLYAVRNVIGYLFTPEAEVAQLTALLMYPVILYQLGDGLQILFANALRGIADVKYMAWMAFICHVCISLPLGYFCGFVLGFGALGVWSGFPISLSLLGILLWIHFNKRTKGRAERSVHARL, from the coding sequence ATTACAAACAGGCTGCCTGCTAACTACAGGCAGCATTACTTACATACCATTAAATTAGGAATCCCCATCATGCTTGGTCAGTTGGGGATTATTCTTGTAGGCTTTGCCGATAACATCATGGTTGGGCAGCACAGTGCCGACGAGCTTGCAGCGGCCTCCTTTGTGAACAATTTCTTTAACCTGGCCTTTATCTTCGGCATGGGATTTGCCTACGGACTTACCCCCATCATAGGCGAACTGTTTTCCAAAGGGGCACACGACAAGGCTGCCGAAACATTCAAGAACAGCCTCCTTGTAAACCTCGTTGTTGGATTACTGATAGGTCTCTGTATGTTGGTATTACTCCTAAACATCGACCTGCTGGGTCAGCCGGAGGAGCTGATGCCCTACATCATTCCCTATTATATATTGCAGCTTGTATCCGTTCTGTTCGTGATGCTGTTCAATTCATTCAAACAGTTTTGCGACGGAGTAACCGATACGATGACCCCCATGTGGATTATGCTGGGCAGCAACGTGCTTAATATAATAGGAAACTACATCCTGATATACGGACACTTCGGAGCACCCGAAATGGGACTAACCGGAGCCGGTCTGTCTACCCTGATAAGCCGTATCGCAGCTATTCTTGTTTTTGTATACATCTTTGCCAGACATCCGCGTTTTGCCAAATTCAGGAATGGATTTAAATCCGGGATAATAAACAAGACAAGCATCAGCCGGCTGTATCACCTCGGATTTCCCGTGGCTCTGCAACTGGGCGTAGAAGCTGCCTCCTTCAGCCTCAGTGTAATCATGATGGGCTGGTTGGGTAAGACTGCCCTGGCTGCCCATCAGGTGGTGGGTGTGGTAACCACACTTGGCTTTATGATCTATTACGGTATAGGCGCTGCCGTAACGATACGGGTAAGTAACTTCAGGGGACAAGACGACTGGAAGAGCGTGCGGCTAGCCTCGTTTGCCGGTCTGCATCTGATACTCTTTACCGCCCTGTTGGTCGTGATATTCCTTTACGCCGTACGCAATGTGATAGGCTACCTCTTTACTCCAGAAGCAGAGGTTGCGCAACTTACCGCCCTTTTAATGTATCCGGTTATCCTCTATCAGCTGGGCGACGGACTGCAAATTTTATTTGCCAACGCCTTGCGTGGAATTGCAGATGTAAAATATATGGCGTGGATGGCTTTTATTTGCCATGTGTGCATCTCGCTGCCTCTGGGGTACTTCTGTGGATTTGTACTCGGCTTCGGAGCCTTGGGAGTTTGGAGCGGATTCCCCATAAGCCTCTCACTGTTAGGCATCCTTCTTTGGATCCATTTCAACAAACGAACCAAAGGCAGAGCGGAGCGTTCTGTACATGCAAGACTTTAG
- a CDS encoding peptidylprolyl isomerase: MEQKTTETQVRMQTNLGTITLKLYNETPLHRDNFIKLVKDGQYEGLLFHRVINEFMIQGGDVTSKNAPLNKQLGAGDLGYTVPAEFVYPRYFHKRGALCAARTGDDSNPEKASSASQFYIVTGKVYSEGEIKQLEKQKESRLKQAIFNRLQNENKTTIMQYYKSGDKDSLAIMRDTLIGKTEIETEKRKEETKLTAQQREAYTTVGGVPFLDNEYTVYGEVTEGIEIVDKIQKVKTNSSDRPLENIVIESMQII; encoded by the coding sequence ATGGAACAAAAAACAACCGAGACACAGGTTCGGATGCAAACGAATCTGGGTACGATTACACTCAAATTATACAACGAAACGCCTCTTCACCGCGATAATTTCATCAAACTGGTAAAAGACGGACAGTATGAAGGGCTGCTTTTCCACCGGGTAATCAACGAATTTATGATTCAGGGAGGTGATGTTACGTCTAAAAACGCACCGTTAAACAAACAGCTGGGAGCCGGAGATTTGGGCTATACCGTTCCGGCCGAATTTGTATACCCCCGCTATTTCCATAAACGTGGAGCATTATGTGCTGCCCGTACCGGCGACGACAGCAATCCGGAGAAGGCCTCTTCGGCATCGCAATTCTACATCGTTACCGGAAAGGTATATTCGGAAGGTGAGATCAAACAGCTGGAAAAGCAAAAGGAAAGCCGCCTGAAACAGGCTATTTTCAACCGTCTGCAGAACGAAAATAAGACTACTATCATGCAGTATTATAAGTCGGGCGACAAAGACAGTCTGGCCATCATGCGCGATACACTGATCGGTAAAACTGAGATTGAGACAGAGAAGCGCAAGGAGGAGACCAAGCTTACCGCCCAGCAGCGTGAGGCCTATACCACCGTTGGCGGCGTGCCCTTTCTGGACAACGAATACACTGTATACGGCGAGGTGACCGAAGGAATTGAAATTGTGGATAAAATTCAGAAAGTGAAGACAAATTCGTCGGACCGTCCCCTGGAGAATATCGTAATCGAATCTATGCAAATCATATAA
- a CDS encoding peptidylprolyl isomerase, whose translation MFLCFSLLSVYTLWGQEKETLVLIDTDMGKIKVKLYNETPQHRDNFVKLINEGRYDGLIFHRIIKQFMVQGGDVTSKDAPIDKPLGDGDLGYTVPAEIVYPKYFHKRGALCAARTGDDTNPERASSATQFYIVTGKFFTDMELDKKEVEEGIKYTPEQREAYKIQGGAPHLDNKYTVFGEVVKGQDVVDKMHLVATNDKDRPLKNIKIKSMKVVTK comes from the coding sequence ATGTTTTTATGTTTTTCTTTGTTAAGTGTTTACACGCTTTGGGGACAAGAAAAAGAGACCTTGGTGCTGATTGATACCGATATGGGTAAAATAAAAGTGAAACTGTATAATGAAACACCTCAGCATCGGGATAATTTCGTTAAACTGATAAATGAAGGACGTTACGACGGACTTATATTTCACCGTATCATCAAACAATTCATGGTTCAGGGAGGTGATGTAACCTCGAAAGACGCTCCTATCGACAAACCCTTAGGTGATGGTGACCTGGGTTATACCGTTCCGGCAGAAATCGTTTATCCTAAATATTTCCATAAAAGAGGTGCTTTATGTGCCGCACGTACCGGCGACGATACCAATCCGGAACGTGCCTCGTCGGCTACCCAGTTCTATATCGTGACCGGAAAATTCTTTACAGACATGGAACTGGACAAAAAAGAGGTCGAAGAGGGAATAAAATACACCCCCGAACAGCGTGAAGCCTATAAAATTCAGGGAGGTGCGCCTCATCTGGATAACAAATACACGGTCTTCGGCGAGGTGGTGAAGGGACAGGATGTGGTGGACAAGATGCACCTGGTTGCCACCAACGATAAAGATCGTCCGTTGAAAAATATCAAAATCAAATCGATGAAAGTTGTAACTAAATAA
- a CDS encoding alpha-N-arabinofuranosidase: MAQHQSAIRIYPAQGKQTISKHIYGQFAEHLGSCIYGGLWVGKNSDIPNTDGYRTDVLNALKQLQIPNLRWPGGCFADEYHWMDGIGPQQNRPKMVNNNWGGTVEDNSFGTHEFLNLCELLGCEPYVSANVGSGSVEEMAKWVEYITSEGDSPMANLRRKNGRDKAWKVKFWGVGNESWGCGGSMRPEYYSDLYRRFATYCRNYDGNQLFKIASGASDYDYNWTETLMKQVGGRMDGLSLHYYTVTGWDGSKGSATGFDTDDFYWTMGKCLEIEEVMRKHISIMDKYDPQKKVALMVDEWGTWWDEEPGTTRGHLFQQNTLRDAMVAALTLNVFHKYTDRVKMTNIAQIVNVLQSMILTKGKQMVLTPTYYVFEMYRVHQESTFLPMDLMCEKMPVRDNREVPLLSATASRDKSGKIHISIANIDAAQSHQVSVNLQNTPLKAVSGRILSASSITACNTFEQPDNVQLKDFNGAKIQNGALNVVIPAASIITLEVK, translated from the coding sequence ATGGCTCAACACCAATCGGCCATCCGTATTTATCCCGCACAGGGAAAACAAACCATCAGTAAACATATTTACGGCCAGTTTGCCGAACATCTGGGTTCATGCATCTACGGAGGTTTGTGGGTTGGCAAGAATTCGGATATACCTAATACCGACGGATACCGTACCGATGTGCTCAACGCACTGAAGCAACTCCAGATTCCTAACCTGCGCTGGCCCGGCGGATGCTTTGCCGACGAGTATCACTGGATGGATGGTATCGGTCCGCAGCAAAACAGGCCCAAGATGGTCAATAACAATTGGGGCGGAACAGTGGAAGACAACAGCTTCGGGACACATGAATTTCTCAATCTGTGCGAATTACTGGGATGCGAACCCTATGTAAGTGCCAATGTAGGTAGTGGAAGCGTTGAGGAGATGGCCAAGTGGGTGGAATATATCACTTCGGAAGGCGACAGCCCTATGGCCAACCTGCGCAGGAAGAACGGTAGGGACAAGGCATGGAAAGTGAAGTTCTGGGGAGTAGGGAACGAAAGCTGGGGATGTGGCGGTAGCATGCGTCCGGAATATTACTCCGATCTGTACCGCCGTTTTGCAACCTATTGCCGCAATTACGACGGAAACCAGCTGTTCAAGATTGCCAGCGGAGCCAGCGATTACGATTATAACTGGACGGAAACATTGATGAAACAGGTGGGAGGCCGTATGGATGGTCTGTCGCTTCATTATTATACGGTAACCGGATGGGACGGAAGCAAAGGTTCTGCCACAGGTTTCGATACCGACGATTTTTACTGGACCATGGGCAAATGCCTCGAGATAGAAGAGGTGATGCGTAAACATATCTCCATCATGGATAAATACGATCCACAGAAGAAGGTGGCGCTGATGGTGGATGAGTGGGGTACCTGGTGGGACGAAGAGCCGGGAACTACCAGAGGACATCTTTTCCAGCAAAACACCCTGCGTGATGCCATGGTTGCAGCACTTACGCTGAATGTGTTCCATAAATATACCGATCGGGTGAAGATGACCAACATTGCACAGATTGTGAATGTTTTACAGTCCATGATCCTTACCAAAGGAAAACAGATGGTGCTTACGCCAACCTACTACGTGTTTGAAATGTACCGGGTGCACCAGGAATCTACTTTCCTGCCGATGGATCTGATGTGCGAGAAGATGCCGGTGCGCGACAACCGCGAGGTACCTTTATTAAGTGCAACGGCATCGAGGGATAAGTCGGGAAAGATCCATATCTCCATCGCCAACATAGATGCGGCCCAATCGCATCAGGTGAGCGTAAATCTGCAGAACACCCCGCTCAAGGCAGTGAGCGGCCGTATTCTTTCTGCAAGCAGCATCACCGCCTGCAATACATTTGAACAGCCGGACAATGTGCAGCTGAAGGATTTTAACGGAGCCAAAATACAGAACGGCGCGCTGAACGTGGTAATTCCGGCTGCTTCCATAATAACACTGGAAGTTAAGTAG
- a CDS encoding glycosyltransferase family protein — protein MKPTLFVLAAGMGSRYGGLKQLDGLGPNGETIMDYSIYDAIRGGFGKLVFVIRKTFEKDFREKIISKYENHIPVEVVFQELDNLPAGFTCPEGREKPWGTNHAVLMGKDVIKEPFAVINADDFYGRDSFAVLGKELTAMYGKQNEYCMVGYRVGNTLSESGSVARGVCGTNAEGFLTTVVERTAIERIDGKVQFKDENNQVVTIDDNTPVSMNMWGFTPDYFKYSEDYFAEFLTKNMSNLKSEYFIPLMVNELVNNGTATVKVLDTTSKWFGVTYAEDRQSVVDKIAALVEAGEYPAKLF, from the coding sequence ATGAAACCTACTTTATTTGTACTTGCTGCCGGAATGGGTAGCCGCTACGGCGGATTAAAACAGTTGGACGGACTGGGTCCTAATGGTGAAACAATCATGGATTACTCAATTTATGATGCAATTCGCGGAGGATTCGGAAAGTTGGTGTTCGTAATCCGTAAAACATTTGAAAAGGATTTTCGTGAGAAAATTATTTCAAAATACGAAAATCATATTCCTGTTGAAGTGGTATTTCAGGAACTGGATAACCTGCCTGCAGGTTTTACTTGTCCCGAAGGCCGCGAAAAACCATGGGGTACCAATCATGCCGTACTGATGGGCAAGGATGTGATTAAAGAACCTTTTGCTGTAATCAATGCCGACGATTTCTACGGTCGCGACAGTTTTGCCGTGCTTGGAAAAGAGCTTACCGCTATGTACGGAAAACAGAACGAGTATTGCATGGTGGGTTACCGTGTTGGTAATACCTTAAGCGAGAGTGGATCTGTGGCACGCGGTGTTTGCGGAACCAATGCCGAAGGTTTCCTTACCACTGTGGTAGAACGTACAGCCATCGAACGTATCGATGGTAAGGTTCAGTTTAAGGATGAGAACAATCAGGTGGTGACTATCGATGATAACACGCCAGTGTCTATGAATATGTGGGGCTTCACACCCGATTATTTTAAATATTCTGAAGATTACTTTGCAGAATTCCTTACTAAAAACATGAGCAACCTCAAGAGTGAGTACTTTATTCCATTGATGGTTAATGAGCTTGTTAACAATGGTACTGCTACTGTAAAGGTACTTGATACTACATCAAAGTGGTTTGGTGTAACTTACGCGGAGGACCGTCAGAGTGTGGTCGATAAAATCGCAGCTTTGGTAGAAGCCGGCGAATATCCAGCCAAGTTATTCTGA